One region of Paramagnetospirillum magnetotacticum MS-1 genomic DNA includes:
- a CDS encoding ExbD/TolR family protein, whose amino-acid sequence MSFGSFGEGAGNAPMADINTTPLVDVMLVLLVIFIITAPLFNQAVPVDLPKVDATALDDKPNVVHADLQADGTLILDGQPSDRQQFETRCRTAVAAGREAELHLRADRATRYERVAEVMAGAQRSGLTKIAFVTDPAIQ is encoded by the coding sequence ATGTCGTTCGGATCTTTCGGGGAAGGCGCGGGCAATGCCCCCATGGCCGATATCAACACCACGCCGCTGGTGGATGTGATGCTGGTCCTGCTGGTGATCTTCATCATCACCGCCCCGCTGTTCAACCAGGCGGTTCCCGTGGATCTGCCCAAGGTCGATGCCACGGCCCTGGACGACAAGCCGAATGTGGTGCACGCCGACCTGCAGGCCGACGGAACCCTCATCCTCGACGGACAGCCCAGCGACCGCCAGCAATTCGAGACCCGCTGCCGCACGGCCGTCGCCGCGGGCAGGGAGGCGGAACTCCATCTCAGGGCGGACCGGGCGACCCGCTATGAGCGGGTGGCGGAGGTCATGGCGGGGGCTCAGCGCTCCGGCCTCACCAAGATCGCTTTCGTCACGGATCCCGCAATCCAGTAG
- a CDS encoding radical SAM protein — MHLLLINPKFPESFWSFRWAIDQVLPGKRAVNPPLGLATLAALCPAHWHVEIIDENIEPVPLETKADIVGICGMGVQMPRQRELLVHFRRQGHYVVAGGSYASLCHGDYAEDAHTVVAGEAEYVWKEFCRDFEAGCPKSLYHETGTVALADSPVPRFDLLKLGVYSNVTLQFSRGCPYRCEFCDIIVMFGRRPRVKGLDQIERELDQLRRFGARSVFFVDDNLIGNPKEAKELLRFLAAYQRRHDYFFSFGTEASLNMAQDDELLDLFSAANFGWVFIGIETTDPEGLKETGKVQNLREDPLTAVRRIYAHGIDVLGGFIIGFDHDTMATFEHQYRFITDAGIQSAMIGLLMALPRTPLHERMQREGRLLPLDGHADNTCLTTNIAPRSMNIDAMVAAYQELYRRLLTGPEIGRRIRNKMKYLQAPVYGSGYSMGQRAGILARLMVRGIGAGGLSTLVAFLRSFPFLTPSRIPMVISDWIIGLSMKAFAETSLLGRSTQGLNNAATGISTGLRDP, encoded by the coding sequence ATGCATCTGCTTTTGATCAATCCGAAATTCCCCGAAAGCTTTTGGAGCTTCCGTTGGGCCATCGATCAGGTTCTGCCGGGCAAACGGGCGGTCAATCCGCCCCTTGGTCTGGCGACCCTGGCCGCCCTTTGCCCGGCCCACTGGCATGTGGAAATCATCGACGAGAATATCGAGCCGGTTCCGCTCGAGACCAAAGCCGACATCGTCGGCATCTGCGGCATGGGGGTGCAGATGCCGCGCCAGCGGGAGTTGCTGGTCCATTTCCGCCGGCAGGGGCATTACGTGGTGGCGGGTGGCAGCTATGCCTCGCTTTGCCACGGGGACTACGCCGAGGACGCCCATACGGTGGTGGCCGGAGAGGCCGAGTATGTGTGGAAGGAATTCTGCCGCGACTTCGAGGCGGGATGCCCGAAATCCCTGTATCACGAGACGGGGACGGTGGCCTTGGCCGATTCGCCGGTTCCCCGCTTCGACCTGCTGAAGCTGGGGGTCTATTCCAATGTCACGCTGCAGTTTTCGCGCGGTTGCCCGTACCGCTGCGAATTTTGCGACATCATCGTCATGTTCGGCCGCCGCCCAAGGGTCAAGGGTCTGGATCAGATCGAGCGGGAATTGGATCAGTTGCGCCGCTTTGGCGCCCGTAGCGTCTTTTTCGTCGACGACAATCTGATCGGCAACCCCAAGGAGGCCAAGGAGTTGTTGCGTTTCCTGGCCGCGTATCAGCGCCGCCACGATTATTTCTTCAGCTTCGGCACCGAGGCCTCGCTCAACATGGCCCAGGATGACGAATTGCTGGACCTGTTTAGCGCCGCCAATTTCGGCTGGGTGTTCATCGGCATCGAGACCACCGATCCCGAAGGCCTCAAGGAAACCGGAAAGGTCCAGAATCTGCGCGAGGACCCTTTGACGGCCGTCCGGCGGATCTATGCCCACGGCATCGATGTCCTGGGCGGGTTCATCATCGGTTTCGACCACGACACCATGGCGACCTTCGAGCACCAGTACCGGTTCATCACCGATGCGGGAATCCAGTCGGCCATGATCGGTCTGCTCATGGCATTGCCGCGTACGCCGCTGCACGAGAGAATGCAGCGCGAGGGCCGCCTCCTGCCCCTGGACGGCCATGCCGACAATACCTGTCTGACCACCAATATCGCGCCCAGATCCATGAATATCGACGCCATGGTGGCAGCCTATCAGGAGCTTTACCGCAGGCTGCTCACCGGGCCCGAGATCGGGCGGCGGATTCGCAACAAGATGAAGTACCTGCAGGCACCGGTCTATGGCAGCGGCTATTCCATGGGCCAGAGGGCAGGCATCCTGGCCCGCCTGATGGTCCGGGGGATTGGGGCGGGCGGACTATCCACCCTGGTGGCGTTTCTGCGCAGCTTTCCCTTCCTGACCCCGTCGCGCATTCCCATGGTGATTTCCGATTGGATCATCGGATTGTCCATGAAGGCCTTTGCTGAAACCAGCCTCCTGGGTCGATCCACCCAGGGCTTGAACAACGCAGCGACCGGCATTTCTACTGGATTGCGGGATCCGTGA